A window of Bacillota bacterium genomic DNA:
TTACTACTGGATGCTTCAACCTGCTGTCGCCCTCATGTTAATCGGACTCAGTTTCTCCCTGTTGGGGTACACCCTTGACCGCATTTTCAACCCAAGATTGAGGAAATTATGATAAGGAGATTGAGCGCTTATGACTATAAATACAGGAGGTAGCACAAATACCGTGACCAGCAAGCCCCAAACTGTAGAAGGCCCGCTGCTTAAAGTCGAAGATCTCCACCTCTACTTCGGCACCTCCGTTGGCGTAGTTCGGGCGGTGGAAGGGGTAAGCTTTGAGCTGTCCCCTGCTCAGTCTCTGGCAATCGTTGGCGAGTCCGGTTGCGGCAAAACTTCGCTTACCCGAGCCATCCTCAGGCTATTGCCGCAGAATATCGACACCTATAAGGGCCGTATCTTATTGGAAGGCAAGGATGTAATGAAACTCAGCGAGGATAATTTCCGTAAACAAGTTCGCTGGGTAAAAATATCGACGGTTCCACAGGCGGCGTTGAACTCGCTCAACCCAGTTCTAAAGATGGGGTACCAGGTGACTGAACCTCTCTTCCTCCACCAGGAAATAGAAAAAGAGCAAGCCTATGAACGGGCCAAGGAAGTTTTCCGGATTGTAGGCATCCCTTTGGATTTCTTGGAGCGTTATCCATTTGAGCTTTCGGGGGGAATGCGTCAACGGGCGATTATTGCCATGGCCCTGGTGGCGGATCCAGTCCTCGTCATTCTCGACGAACCGACTTCTGCTCTGGACGTCTTGACCCAGGCCAACATAATGAACGCGCTAAAGAAGATTAAGCAGGAGTTAAACCTGAACTTCATCCTCATTACCCATGACATCGCCACTTCAAGCGAGTTGGCAGACGAAGTGATCTGCATGTATGCAGGACAGGTTGTGG
This region includes:
- a CDS encoding ABC transporter ATP-binding protein, with the protein product MTINTGGSTNTVTSKPQTVEGPLLKVEDLHLYFGTSVGVVRAVEGVSFELSPAQSLAIVGESGCGKTSLTRAILRLLPQNIDTYKGRILLEGKDVMKLSEDNFRKQVRWVKISTVPQAALNSLNPVLKMGYQVTEPLFLHQEIEKEQAYERAKEVFRIVGIPLDFLERYPFELSGGMRQRAIIAMALVADPVLVILDEPTSALDVLTQANIMNALKKIKQELNLNFILITHDIATSSELADEVICMYAGQVVEHSSAHRFYRKPLHPYAQKLMASVPTLRQDKKPDFITGQPPSLLTPPAGCRFAVRCPQRFERCAEEPPLFAHENDLVKCWLYERS